The following nucleotide sequence is from Pseudonocardia sp. C8.
GACGCCGGGCAGGTCCACCAGGTGCACCAGCGCGGCCCCGGTGCCGGGCAGGTGCGCGAGCGCGCCCAGGCCGCGCCGCAGCGACGCGCCCATGCCCTCGTCCCAGTCCTCGGCGACGACGACGCCGACGTCGCTGCCGCGGGCACCCATCCCGGCGCTGCGCAGCAGGTCGGTGACGTCGTCGGCGCGGGCGCCGAGCACCACCGTCACGGGGCCGCAGCCGCCCGCCTGCAGCGCCCGCACGGCGCGCACGGCCAGCGGCTCGCCGTGCAGCCGCACCAGCGCCTTCGGGGTGCCCATCCGGCGCCCGGCACCACCGGCGAGGAGCAGGCCCGCGACCACGGTCAGCGGTTGATCTCGGTGACCGGGTGCTCGTAGGGCACGCTGTCGACCGGGAACTCGACCTCGCCGAACGGCGACATGTTCCCCTGCACGCTGCCCGTGAGCTCGGTGACCGGGTGCTCGCCGTCCGGCAGCTGCGGCCAGGTCGGGTCGATCCGGTCGGGGTTGGCGGGCTTGGCCATCGGGGGTCCTCCAGCGTGCTGTCCGGCGTGTCGGGTGTCATTATCCCGGACGGCCACGGGTCCTGTCCGCCCCGGTGCGGATCCGCCGACTACCCTGGTCGTGGTGCAGACGTCCCTGGTCGAGTGGCTGCGCGGGCAGGACGACGGGTTCCTCGCCGCGCTGCTCCGTACGCGCCCGGACCTCGCCGTGCCGCCGCCGGCCGATCTCACGGTGCTGGCCACCCGGGCCTCCATCCGAGCCTCCGTGCAGCGTGCCTGCGAGGACCTCGGCACCGTCGCCCTGACCGTGCTGGAGGCGCTGGTCCTCGCCGGGGCCGGCAGCGGCCCGGTGGACGGCACGGCGACCGGCCACGGGCCCCGCTGGTGGCTCGGCCCGGACGTCGACGCCACGACGTTCGCCGACGGCCTCGCCGCGCTGCGCGCCCGCGCGCTGGCGTGGGGCCCGGACGAGGCCCTGTCGGCGGTCCCGGCGGCCGCCGAGGTCGTCGGTCCGTGGCCGGCCGGCCTCGGCCGGGAGGAGGCGGGCGTCCCCGGCCCGGCCGAGCTCGCCGACCTCCTGGCAGGAGCCGGCGAGGACGAGCGCCGGGTGCTCGACGTCCTCGCCCAGGGGCCGCCGATCGGGCGCTCCCGCGGCGCGTCCGAGGGATCCGGACCGGTCGGCGCCCTGCTGGCGAAGGGCCTGCTGCGGCGCCGGGACCCGGACACCGTCGAGCTGCCCATGCAGGTGGCGCTGGCGCTGCGCGGGGAGCGGCCGATGGGCCGGCTCGACATCGCCCGGCCGGACGTCGGACTGCGCGAGCGCGATCCCGCCACCGTGGACGGCACCGGGGCCGGTGCGGCGCTCGAGTTCCTGCGCCGGGTCGACCGGGTCGTCGAGTTCATCGGACGCGAGGCGCCCGGGGTGCTGCGGTCCGGCGGCTTCGGGGTGCGGGACCTGCGCCGGGCGGCCAAGGAGGCCGGCACCGACGAGCCCACCGCCGCGCTGGTCGTCGAGCTCCTGCTCGGCGCCGACCTGATCGGCGAGAGCGAGGCGATGGCACCCGAGTGGCTGCCGACCACCAACGCCGATGTCTGGGCCGCCGCGCCCGAGGAGTCCCGCTGGGCGGTGCTGGCCCGGACCTGGCTGGAGCTGCCCCGGCTGCCCGGACTGGTCGGCCGCCGCGACGAGGCCGACAAGCCGATCACCGCGCTCTCCGACGGCCCGCGCCGCCCGCCCGCCCCGCGGGACCGGCGGCGGATCCTGGAGACCCTCGCCGACCTGCCCGCCGGCACCGCCGTCGGCTCGGCCGGCGACCTGGCGCGGGTCCTCGCCTGGGCCGCCCCGCGGCGCGGCGGGCGGCTGCGCGACGAGATGGTGGAGTGGACGGTCGCCGAGGCCACCACGATCGGCGTCGTCGCCCTGGACGCGCTCACCACGGCCGGGCGGGTGCTGCTGGACCCGGTGACCCGCGACGCGCGGCACCCGACCGACCTGGCCGCCGCGCTGCACGCCGCGCTGCCCGCCCCGGTCGAGGAGGTCCTGCTGCAGGCCGACCTCACCGCCGTCGCGCCGGGGCGGCTGTCCGCCGACCTGGCGCACGAGCTGGCGATCCTGGCCGAGGTCGAGTCCGCGGGCGGCGCGACCGTCTACCGGTTCACCGAGCAGAGCCTGCGCCGGGCCCTGGACACCGGCCGCACCGCCGAGGACGTACACGCGTTCCTGGCCGCACGCTCCCGCACCCCGGTGCCGCAGACCCTGACCTACCTGGTCGACGACGTCGCCCGCCGGCACGGCCGGCTGCGCGGCGGCGCGGTCAGCTGCTTCCTGCGGTCCGACGACGACGTCCTGCTCTCCGAGGTCCTCGCGCACGAGGGCACGGCCGGGCTGGGCCTGCGCCGGATCGCCCCGACCGTCGTGGTGAGCGCGCTGCCGCTGGCCGAGGTGCTGGACGGGCTGCGGGCCGCCGGGTTCAGCCCGGCCGCCGAGGACGCGGGTGGGGCCGTGCTCGACCTGGCCGCGAAGGGCAGGCGGGTCGAGCCCCGCCGGCGTGGCACGAACGGCCGCCCCGTCGTGACCGAGAGCCCCACCGACCGGGCCGATGAGCTCGTCGAGCGCCTGCGCGCCGGGGACGCCCTGGCCGGGGTGCGGCGCAGCGTCGCCGGGCGGCGGGAGGCCACCGGCTCCACCGGCAACCTCGCGTCGCTGCAGGCCGCGGCACGCGAGGGCCGGACCGTCTGGATCGGCTACGTCGACGCGCACGGCGTCGCCGGGGACCGGGTGCTGGCGCCGACGTCGGTGGGCGGTGGGGTCGTCGAGGGCCGGGACGCCCTCGACGGGGAGCTCCGCCGGATCCAGCTCCACCGGATCACGTCGATCGCGCCCGTGGAGCCCGGCGGGGCCACCACCGGCGCCAGGTCCTCCTAGCGCGCCCCGGCGGCCATCCGCTGGTGCATGGCGTGCTGCACCAGCGCGATCAGCGTCTCCTTCGTGGACTGCCGCTGACGCGCGTCGCACACCACCATCGGGACGGTCGGGTCGATCGACATCGCCTCGCGGACGTCCTCCAGGCCGTGCTGCAGGCGCCCGTCGAACGCGTTCACCCCCACCACGTAGGGCAGCCCGCGGTCCTC
It contains:
- a CDS encoding helicase-associated domain-containing protein — its product is MVQTSLVEWLRGQDDGFLAALLRTRPDLAVPPPADLTVLATRASIRASVQRACEDLGTVALTVLEALVLAGAGSGPVDGTATGHGPRWWLGPDVDATTFADGLAALRARALAWGPDEALSAVPAAAEVVGPWPAGLGREEAGVPGPAELADLLAGAGEDERRVLDVLAQGPPIGRSRGASEGSGPVGALLAKGLLRRRDPDTVELPMQVALALRGERPMGRLDIARPDVGLRERDPATVDGTGAGAALEFLRRVDRVVEFIGREAPGVLRSGGFGVRDLRRAAKEAGTDEPTAALVVELLLGADLIGESEAMAPEWLPTTNADVWAAAPEESRWAVLARTWLELPRLPGLVGRRDEADKPITALSDGPRRPPAPRDRRRILETLADLPAGTAVGSAGDLARVLAWAAPRRGGRLRDEMVEWTVAEATTIGVVALDALTTAGRVLLDPVTRDARHPTDLAAALHAALPAPVEEVLLQADLTAVAPGRLSADLAHELAILAEVESAGGATVYRFTEQSLRRALDTGRTAEDVHAFLAARSRTPVPQTLTYLVDDVARRHGRLRGGAVSCFLRSDDDVLLSEVLAHEGTAGLGLRRIAPTVVVSALPLAEVLDGLRAAGFSPAAEDAGGAVLDLAAKGRRVEPRRRGTNGRPVVTESPTDRADELVERLRAGDALAGVRRSVAGRREATGSTGNLASLQAAAREGRTVWIGYVDAHGVAGDRVLAPTSVGGGVVEGRDALDGELRRIQLHRITSIAPVEPGGATTGARSS
- a CDS encoding NTP transferase domain-containing protein produces the protein MGTPKALVRLHGEPLAVRAVRALQAGGCGPVTVVLGARADDVTDLLRSAGMGARGSDVGVVVAEDWDEGMGASLRRGLGALAHLPGTGAALVHLVDLPGVGPEAVARVIEGATHASLRRAAYDGVPGHPVLLGRDHWSGVVGSSAGDAGARGYLAGRPDLELVECSDVAVPDDVDTPAQLRRLAGT